The DNA sequence TTCAGTTGTATGAACAAACTAATGATCCAGAATGTTTTGCTATAATATCAGAACTTCACATACATAAATCAAATTCTCATAAAAGAAATGCAAGAGAATATGCTTTAAAAGGAATAAAAGAAGATATAAATGACAGTTTTTTACATGGTAATTTTGCAATATCATCAAATGGATATTGGACGGATTTTATAAAAAGAAATCATAATGATTTAATAGAATTTTATTACTATTTTACTAAAAAACATCCAGAAGTTTTTATAGGAAGAAGACTGTTAATTACAAACTTAATAGATAATTACAGATTTGAAGAAGCTTTAGAAGCAATTGAAAATGGATTAAAATTTGAAAATGAAAAGAATTATTTACTACATATATATAAAGGTGAAATTTTATTTAGAAAAGGACACATAGATGAAGCTTTTGAAATTTGGAGTGAAACTTGTAGAGCTTATAGTGAAAACTATATATGCTATATGGCAATAGGTAATCAGCTAGCTAACTTTGCAAGATATGATGAATCCATAGAGTATTTAAAAAAATCTTTTCTTGTTCAAAAAATACCTAGGAAGATAGATTCCTTGATAGCTTTAGTTCAAATATTTGAAATAAAAAAAGATTACGAAGAAGCTTTAAAATATACCGATTTAATATTACAAGTTTATGAAAAAGATTATAATATAGTAAATGGAGACGATACAAAGATTTATATAAGAAATAAAGAAAAGTTTGAAGAAATTTTATCAAAACAGAAGATTGAAGAAAAATAGAAAACGTTTACACAAAACTGTTGAAAAAGTTTTTTTAAAATGTTATTATGGTGGTGGCAGTAAAATTTTCATAGGAAAAGTTAGTTTATATAAGCTATTAAAACCTTTAACTATCATTTCTGTTTTGATTTGTGTGTATATTGAATTACCTTCTTCGCACTGAAGATAACGAAATTAATTAGTTATGTGTGGTAATAACCACAAAATGATATTAAAATGAGGATTTTAATATCATAAAAAGCTGTTTCAAAGTAATAATCTTTGAAACAGCTTTTTAAATTATTTATAATATTACTTTTTAGGGGGATTGCCAGCATTAACCATAAGGAAGTTACAGCTTGCATACTTTATAGTTTTAAATTCTTTACTATCCTTATATTTATCAACATGTTCAGAAGCTAAAACGACTTTATCAATTTCGCCAGTTTCATATAAATTTACAGCTGCATTAATATCTTTTACGACTTTAAAATTAACTTTATCTAAATTAACAGTTTTATTATCCCAATACTTTTCATTTTTCTTTAAACCATATTGATCTTCAATTTTCCAACTATCCATAACGAAAGGACCATTAAAAACTAAATTATCCTTAGAAGTACCATAATCATCGCCATAAGTTTCAACAACTTTTTGATTTACAGGGAAGAATACAGGAAAAGCCATAAGTTGGTCGAAATAGTTAACAGGTCTGTTTAACTTAACTTCTAAAGTATGATCATCAATTGCCTTTACACCAACAGAACTTGAATCTTTAGTTTTACCTAAATTAAAATCTTCAGCTCCTTTTATATCATACATTACATAAGCATATTCACAAGCTGTTTCAGGTGTTAAATTTCTTATAAATGCATATTCAAAATCATGAGCAGTTACAGGATCACCATTAGACCATTTAGCATCAGGTCTTATTTTAAAAGTCCAAGTTTTAGCATCAGAAGATTTTTCCCAACTTTCTGCCATACCAGGTATTAACTCATTTTTAAGATCAACCCTTACTAATCCTTCCATAACGTTATTTATAGCTTCAAAAGAAGTTGAATCAGAAGCTTTTGCTGTATCCATAGAAGATATATCTGAACTAGAAGTAGTATTTATTTCATTTTTACCATTAGAAACTTTAGCCCATTTATAGGACGTTTGAGGACCGAAAGAGTAATTAGCCACATCTTTTACATATTCTTTTTCCAAATAAGCTCCTCCTTTTTGATATAGAGGAGTTATAAATCCACTATCTAATAAGATTTTCTCAGCCTTCATATAGCTATCCCAGCTCTCATCTATTGTAGTAGATTCCTTAGCTTTTGATATTAAATTCTTATATTCTTCATCCTTATAACCAACATTTATTGCATATCTTCCAACTTCAGGATAATAAATCTCTAAAAATGTTAGTGGATCAGGATAATCAGCTCCCCATCCTGCTATTGAAAGTTGGAAGTCACCAGCAGAACCTTTTTCAGTTTTTAACTTTGTAGGTAACTGTTGAATTTTAACAGTAACGCCTTCTAAGGTATCTTGAAGTTCTGATTGAATAAACTCAGCTATTTTTTTACTTTGTTCTGTATCAGTAGTTAAAAACTCAAATTCTACAGTATCAAAATTAAGTTCTTTTTTTACTTTATCCCAAGATTTTTTAGCTTCGTCATCATTATGGCCATAACCCATTTCACCAGCTACTTCTCTATAATCTTTACCAGCTTCATTAAAAGCTAACCCATCAGGAACAAATCTATTAACAGGTTTTGAACCATCATTAAGTATTACATTGGTCATTTGCTCTTTGTCTATAGCTAAAGATATTGCTTTTCTTGCATCTTCATTTTCTAAAACCTTAAAAGGATCAATTTGATTTTTAGAAGTACTTTCTTTTTTATTAGTAGAACTACATCCTGTTAAAACAATACTAGATATTAAAAGTGAGCTTAAAAGAATTGATGCTTTTCTCTTTAGTAACATAAAAAATTCCCCCTACGAATATATAATTTTACAACCGTATAAATAATTCTTTTGAAATCTTAATTTTCCTTTGATAAAACCAACTATTTCGATTTACATATTAATATATAAATATACTTATTTATGTATTAAATACTAAATTTTAACTTTATATAATTTTTATATTGAAATATCGATAAAAATCTATATCATAATAAATAAGGAGAGAAGTTATAAGGGGGAAAACTTATTGAAAGTAATATTAGGAGCAGGGGATACAAAATTAGATGGGTGGATTAGTACCCAGGAAAAAGATTTGAATTTATTAGATAGAAGTAATTTTAAAAAGTATTTTGAAGAATGTAGTATTGATGCTATGCTTGCAGAACATGTTTGGGAGCATATGACAAAGGAAGAGGGGATTGTGGCTGCAAAAAACTGTTATGACTTTTTAAAAGAAGGTGGATATATAAGAGTTGCGGTACCAGATAAAAACTTTAAAAATGAATGGTATCAAAATATGGTTAAGGTAGGCGGACCAGGACCAGTTGATCATCCAGCTTATACACATAAAATAGTATATGATTATTTAAGTTTTGTGGAAGTATTTAAGGCAGCTGGTTTTGAGGTTGAACTTTTAGAATATTGTGATGAAGAAGGGGTATTTCATTATAAGTATTGGAATGAAGAAGATGGAAAGATAGGCCGTTCTTTTAGATTTGACACTAGAAATAGTTTAGAAAAATTAGGTATGGTATCTATTATAATAGATGCGAAAAAGTTAATGAAAATTGAGCCGTAAATATAAAAGGAGTTGCTTCAAATTTGAAACAACTCCTATATTTTACTTTGCCCAATCTTCAAATCTGTAATTGTATTGCCAATTAATATCAGTTAAAACTCTAAATCCACTTTTACTTATTCCTTCTTTGAAGAATATTTCAATAGAGTTTATTTTCTCGGAAAGTTCCTTTCTAATTATGATTTTATAATCTTCATATTCAAATACATCATCTTTATCTGTAGGCTCATCCAGAGCTACATCAAATACAGGACCAAGTCAATTGCTTACTCGGCGGATGTAGATTCTAAAAGTTTTATCTTTTTTATTTGATTTTTCTAAAATTTCATCAATAGCTATTTTACCACTTTCTTTAATATTAAAAAACATAATGTCACATCCTTTAACTTAAACTTAAGTATATTTTGCCATATTTAACTTATTTATAGTTACCAATTAATAGAGAAATTTTAAAAATGTTTTCCTAGGAAATAGAAACTAACTATTTAAAGAAATATATATAAATAAAGATAATTGTAGATTTTAAAAACTATTAGGTAGTTTTTGTAAAAACATGTGGGAATTTTTAGGAATAACAGAGTGTAGTGTATAAGAATTTTCATATGTCCTATTTAGAGAATCAACAAAATTAACAAATATTGATGATTGTTATATTTATTCATTAATAATATACTATCTTTATAAAATAAATAAATTATTTATTAAATGCATAAGAATTTAATATAAGATAACGAGTAAAAATTTAATAGATAAAGTATTATAACTAGAAATAAATATTTAAAAGAAATAGATTTAAACAATAAAATTTAAATGCAGACATATTAAGAGGAGTTGAGTAGCATGAATAGTAATGATATAGGTATAGACTTAGGGACTGCTAATGTATTAATATCAGTTTCTGGAAAAGGAATAGTACTATCAGAACCATCAGTAGTTGCTATAGAAAAAAATACCGGAACCGTTTTAGCAGTTGGAAGACAAGCATGTAACATGATAGGAAAAACACCTAGTAATATAGTATCTATAAGACCATTACAAAATGGTGTAATATCTGATTATGATGCTACTGAAAAGATGTTAAATTACTTTATAAGCAAGGTGTTAGACAAAAAAGGTATGAAGAAGTTTTTTATGCCAAGAATAATGGTGTGTGTACCAAGTGGAGTAACAGGCGTTGAAAAAATAGCTTTAGAAGATGCTGTTAGAAATACTGGAGCAAGAGAAGTTTACACAATTGAAGAACCAATAGCTGCTGCTATTGGCTCAGGAATAGATATTTCTAATCCAACTGGAAGTATGGTTATAGATATAGGAGGAGGAACTGCAGATATAGCTATTATATCTTTAGGTGGAGCTGTGATTAGTGAATCAATAAAGATAGGTGGAGATAAGTTTGATGATGCTATAGTAAAGTATATTAAAAAACATCACAATTTTCTTATAGGTGAAAGAACAGCTGAAAAAATAAAAATTGAAATTGGAACAAGTTATGGTGAAGAAGAAACGCTTATGGAAGTAAGTGGAATAAATTTAGTTACAAGGCTTCCTGAAAAAATAAAAATCAGTTCATTAGAAATAAAAGATGCAATTGAAGAATGTACACAAAAAATATTATCGACTACATGTTCAGTATTAGAAAAAACACCACCTGAATTAGCATCAGATATCTGGGAAAATGGAATAATTATGACTGGGGGAGGATCACTTCTTAATGGATTAGATAAAAGAATACAAGAGAAAACTAATATAAAGGTTAGAATTGCGGAAGATGCATTATTATGTGTTGCAAAAGGAACGGGAGCTTCACTTGAATCCCTAGATTTATTAGCAAAAGTAAAAAAGAGTGAGTTTAATTAATTATTAATTAAAAACTTATTTGAATATATTTAGTAAAAATGCACTTAAAATTTACTTATTTAGATTTTAAGTGCATTAAATTCATGTTAAAAATTATTTGAAATTTCACTTAGTCTAAAAATATCATTATTACTATCTTTAAAACATTCATTTTTTTCATCTTTAAGATATGATTGTTTAGAATTATGACTTTTAATATCTTTTGACTTTAGCATATTTAATAAAAGAACGTCAGGGTCTGGAATTACGATATTATTATCTTTAAATTCTTGTTCTTTTTTAGTAAGCTTTTCGCCCTTAATCTCTTTTTCAGTTATAGATTTGCGCATTACCATTTCTTCAATAGCTTTTAATATAGGGTCTTTACTTTCTTTTTCATTTTTTAACTTAGAAAAACTATAATTTGATGAATTAAAAAAGTTATTATTTACTATTCTGTTGATCATCTTAATACTCCTTTCATTTTATTCTCCCAATTTTTTATATAAATAAGTTATGTTTTTTATTATTTTATTTGAATTGTTGAATATATTTTAAATTATTGTATGATTTGAGTTTTATATTTATTTTTATAAATAAATTTGGGAGTAATTTTATTATATATATACGTAAATTTGAATATATACTTAAGAAAAAATTTTAAGAATTTTATTTTATTATTATATATTCTGAATTTTTTAATATTAAATAAAAAGTCATATACTTTTACATAAAAATAGAATAATAATTTTTATATTATTACTCTATCAATTACTTTATAATATTTTAAAATTTAACTAACAATATGGTAGAAGTAGCATCTAAACTTTTCACATTAAGAAGAAAACAATATACAATTTTTATATCTGTTTTAGAATTAGTTATAGTTAATTAAACAGATAATTTATCTTTTTTCATTTTTATAAAGTGAATACACGTTATATAAACTTAGTAAAATAGAAAAAATTAATAAGATCAATTTGGAACCGCCCATTCTATCACCTCAGAAAATAATAATTTTAAAATTTTTTAATACATTTTATATATAAAAAATTTTAACATATAAGGATAAAAAAGGAAATATATGGAATAAAATATATTAATCTATAAATAAAATAATAAAAATTAATTATAAATCAAAAATTTATTAAAAAATTACGTTTTATAAATTAGATATTCCATTTCAAAAATAAATTATTAGCCAAATAGTTGAGTGTAATTAAAAAATATTTAAAATTTTGCTAAGATGAATGTAGCGAAATTTATATATTAGTGAGTATATCAAAAATTTCAGCTATTATATTATTAAATAAGATATTTAATAAATTTAAAAATATGGGGAGGGGTTCATGATTGAAAATTATATTTATCTAGTCGGTCAATTTATAAATACGGTAGGACAAATTATATTGTTTCAAAGAGAAGAGTTAGAAGGGTATTTAATTATTTAGGGCTGAGAAGGAGTAATAAACAAATATATTATTTAGTGAAATATTTATAAAACTAGCATATGTTAAAATTAAATTAACGAGTATTTAACAACTTATATATTTTAAACTAAAGGGGATGAAGTTTTGGTAAAAGCTATAGTAGATAATAATTATTTAATTAAGCCCATGACTATACTAAATCGCAGTGAAATAAAAAAACTGTATGATTTATGTTCTGATTATCATATTATGTCTAGTGGTAAAAATGCAACTGATGAGGATGTAGACAACATTTTTAAATATAATGATAAAAAGACAGCTGAGAATTCCTTAACACTTGGAGTATATAATCAGTGTGAGCTGTTAATTGGGATGGTAGATATATTTAAAAATTATCCTGAAGAAGATACTTGGATGATAGGTATACTTTTACTTTCACCAGAGGAGAGAAATAAAAATTTAGGTAAAATAATACATGAAGAAGTGAAAAATTATGCTCTAAGTCAAGGGGCAAATACTTTAAGAATTGGAGTAATGGAGGAGAATATTAAAGGTAAAAGGTTTTGGGATTCATTAGGGTATAAAAAAATAAAATCTACAACTATAGATATGGGAGATAAAAAACATAATTTAGATATATTAATATCAAGTATTAAATAATTTTATAGGCGTTTTTAGTATAAGAAGCAAAATATATACTTTATAAATTTTAGTCATAAATAAAATTAATGTGATATATATGTAATATAGAGAGAGAAATATATCACATTAGTTTAAGGGGGGATTTTTATGAATAGATTAAAAAAGTATTCGTGGGTATTTGCATTATTTGGGCAACTTTCTCATATTTGGTGTAACAAGTTAGGGAATTAAAGGATATGACAAAATTTATTAGTAATTTAAAGAAATATCGCCAGTTTAATGAATTAACTCAAGAAGAATTAGCCAATAAGGTTAATGTTAGAAGAGAAACTATTGCTCGTTTAGAAAATGCAAAATATAATCCCTCACTTGAATTAGCTGTTAGAATTTCAAATGAGTTAAATATCTCACTTGAAAAACTATTTATTTTTGAGTTTTAAATTAAGTTTTATTATAAAAATATATAAAGGAGAAAAATATGGAAAACTTGTATTTACATGTTCCAACATTTGATGAACTAGATTATAGGCAAAAAATTTTAGGACAGGAAGATACCATGTCTTATAATAAAGGATATAATCTTTTAATGGAAAATTATAATAATGAAACTGGATGCATTGATTTTTCAAAAAAGTACTGGGAGAAGTGGTATGCTAAGTGGATTTTAGAAGCTAAAGATAGGTATTATGCATATATTGTAGAAAGTAATACAGGCGATTTTGTAGGAGAAGTATGCTTTTACTATGAGGAAGAAGAAAAGTTGTATCGTATAGGTATAGTTATTGAAAGTGTACATAGAGGTAAAGGATATTGCTCAAATGGGTTAATTAAGCTTGCAGATGTAGCATTTAATGATTTTAATATTAAAAGATTAAGAAATGTTATACCACTAGGTAGGGAGTATGCTATAAAAGGGCATAAAAAGGTAGGTTTTAAAGAAGTTAGTATTGAAAAAAATCAGATTATTCTTGATTTATCAAATGAGGATTACTTAGGTATTAAGTTTATATAAATTAAAATGTATAATACCTAGGAGGTATAAAATTTGAAAATATATATAACAAGGCATGGACAAACACAGTGGAACATAGAAGATAGGATACAAGGAAGTCAAAATTCAAATCTAACAGAACAAGGAAAACAGGATGCATTAAATCTAGGGGATAAATTAAGATATACTAAAATAGATTACATATATACTAGTCCATTGAAAAGAACATACAATACAGCATTACTTATAAAAAGAAATCGAGATATACCAATAGAGGTATATGAAAACTTAAAAGAAATGAATTTTGGTGTATGGGAAGGTATGCATAGTCATAATGTTAGAAGAGAATATAAAGATGAGTATTATAAATTTTGGAATGAACCTCACCTATATAAATCAATATGCGGAGAAACTTTTGAAGAACTCATAAAAAGAGTTAAAAATACTTTAAATGATATTATAAATGAAAAGAAGGGTGAAAATATATTATTAGTTACACATGCAATTTTTATAAAAGCTATATATGCAATTATTAATGAATATGAATTAAAGGACTTTTGGAATTCTCCATATATAAAAAATACCTGTTTAACCATATTAGAGTATAATGAAGATAAGTATAAATTTATATTAGAAGCAGATACGTCATATATAGAAAATTAATAAAATAAAAGGTGAGTGCAAATATTCATTCACCTTTTATTTTTATATGATTTATAAAATATAGACAGGCTTATAATCAAGTCAAGAGTTGTATGTTAATCAATTTTATCCAGTATTTAAAAGTTATTGTTAAGATATATTTAATAAAGTAGAAATTTTAAGGTATAGATAATTATAAGTTAATTACAAATTGATTATATATTTTACCATTTTCCTCTATAGTATTAAATAAAATTCCATTGTTGGCTTTTATAACTTTTTCAGAAGCTATGTTTATAGATTCACAGCTTAATATAGCTTTATCTATACCAAGTTGTTTTGAGATAGGTAGTGCTAGTTCTAATATTTTAGTACCATATCCTCTACCTCTATACTTTTGAGCAATATCATATCCAATATGACCATTAAGAGGTATACTTTTATGTCTAATTCTAATTACTCCTAAGACTTTATTATCTCCATTTACCAACCAAAAAGTAGAACAAGGAACATAGCCTTTAGGTAAATCAATTCCTTTTGAATTATTATTTAAAATCTCTACATATTGTTCAAAATCATCTAATGCTTTTTTATATATATTAAAATATTCTGTATTACTACTTTTTTTATAGTCATTTATATTTTCTAAAAAACTGTCTTTATATATAATGTTTGGTGATTTTAACTCTATTTTTTCAAACATATCTAACCCCCCATTAAAAAATTTTTTATTAATTTAATGATGATATTTAAATTAAAAAATTTCAACTAATACTTATTAATTTATTTCAAAAACTTTAATATTCTATAATTACTTAATTTACTTAAATATTAAATCCATTTAGATTTGGTATATAAAATTGGTATTAGAAAATATATATCAATTAAATTAAGATTTTTAGAAGAGATAATAAGTGAAAAATTATTGATTAAAAATAAAAATACCTTTAAAATCTATCTAAATAGGGTTTAAAGGTATTTTTATTTTTAATTTTTAAGTACTAAAGTTTTTATTAATCTACTTATTTTATGTATAGGTTTCATTAAAGATAGTTGCATCAATATGCTTAGTGCAGTTGCAAACATCAAGAAATCAGTAGTTGAAAATGGTTTAAAGTAACCATCCCATGGCCCTATTGGCATATTAATAATAAACACATAAGACAGTGAATATGATATTAGGTTTCCTAAAATAATAGTCTTTTTAACTTTAGCGGAGTTGATAGAAGCTAATAATATATAGGTTAAAATCATAATTAAATAACCTATCATTGACCTTTTAGTATAATCTAAATACATTGATATAAATATAAAGGGTACTCCAGATAAAATTAAATTTAAAATATTTATTATAGTTTTTTTCATTTTTTTACCTTTCTATCTTTTGAAATATACTGAAAATTTTAACATTTAAAAAGGTAGAAAAGTAAATTTTGGACTAAGATTGAGTTATTTGGGTATGAAATATGAAAATTTGCATAGATGTGCAAGATTAATTTGTATTAAAATCAAAGATAGTAATAAAATAAAAAAAGTAAAAGAAGGTGGGAGTTTTGGACAGAATTGATAAGGAAAAAGAGATAATAACATTGATGATAAACCTTTATTGTAAGAAAAAACATGGTAGTTTAAATAATGAACTATGTAGTGGATGTAGGGACTTAGAAGAATATGCACATAAAAGATTAACTTATTGTAAGTTTGGAAATGAAAAAAGCTCTTGCAAAAAGTGTCCTATTCATTGTTATAAGAAAGATATGAGAGAGAAAGTTAAAGAGGTAATGAAATTTTCAGGACCTAGAATACTAATATACAATCCTTTAGAATACATAAGACATATATTTAAATAAAAAATATAAGCGTTTTTAATTAAGATAAATCCAATAAATAAAGTAGCATTATATTATTAATATAGTGCTACTTTATTTATATAAGTTAATTGTTATTATAATCTAAATACATTTATATAAATAGTTTTAAAAATTTAAGTGTTTATGTATAATAGAAATTCAAAAAATTATAGTTTATCATTAATTTTATTTTCTAAATTGTTAACCTTGTTTTCTAATTCTTTAATTTTATTTTCATATTTATTTTTACTTGTAAGCTTTTTACAAAAAGTAAAAATTATATAAATAATAACTACAAGAATTGATAGA is a window from the Paraclostridium sordellii genome containing:
- a CDS encoding tetratricopeptide repeat protein, producing MGYKDYLEEIKNLLWSTWDTTEIGYNEFNIIKEKLIQLYEQTNDPECFAIISELHIHKSNSHKRNAREYALKGIKEDINDSFLHGNFAISSNGYWTDFIKRNHNDLIEFYYYFTKKHPEVFIGRRLLITNLIDNYRFEEALEAIENGLKFENEKNYLLHIYKGEILFRKGHIDEAFEIWSETCRAYSENYICYMAIGNQLANFARYDESIEYLKKSFLVQKIPRKIDSLIALVQIFEIKKDYEEALKYTDLILQVYEKDYNIVNGDDTKIYIRNKEKFEEILSKQKIEEK
- a CDS encoding GNAT family N-acetyltransferase, giving the protein MENLYLHVPTFDELDYRQKILGQEDTMSYNKGYNLLMENYNNETGCIDFSKKYWEKWYAKWILEAKDRYYAYIVESNTGDFVGEVCFYYEEEEKLYRIGIVIESVHRGKGYCSNGLIKLADVAFNDFNIKRLRNVIPLGREYAIKGHKKVGFKEVSIEKNQIILDLSNEDYLGIKFI
- a CDS encoding GNAT family N-acetyltransferase: MVKAIVDNNYLIKPMTILNRSEIKKLYDLCSDYHIMSSGKNATDEDVDNIFKYNDKKTAENSLTLGVYNQCELLIGMVDIFKNYPEEDTWMIGILLLSPEERNKNLGKIIHEEVKNYALSQGANTLRIGVMEENIKGKRFWDSLGYKKIKSTTIDMGDKKHNLDILISSIK
- a CDS encoding class I SAM-dependent methyltransferase, with the protein product MKVILGAGDTKLDGWISTQEKDLNLLDRSNFKKYFEECSIDAMLAEHVWEHMTKEEGIVAAKNCYDFLKEGGYIRVAVPDKNFKNEWYQNMVKVGGPGPVDHPAYTHKIVYDYLSFVEVFKAAGFEVELLEYCDEEGVFHYKYWNEEDGKIGRSFRFDTRNSLEKLGMVSIIIDAKKLMKIEP
- the mreB gene encoding rod shape-determining protein, with protein sequence MNSNDIGIDLGTANVLISVSGKGIVLSEPSVVAIEKNTGTVLAVGRQACNMIGKTPSNIVSIRPLQNGVISDYDATEKMLNYFISKVLDKKGMKKFFMPRIMVCVPSGVTGVEKIALEDAVRNTGAREVYTIEEPIAAAIGSGIDISNPTGSMVIDIGGGTADIAIISLGGAVISESIKIGGDKFDDAIVKYIKKHHNFLIGERTAEKIKIEIGTSYGEEETLMEVSGINLVTRLPEKIKISSLEIKDAIEECTQKILSTTCSVLEKTPPELASDIWENGIIMTGGGSLLNGLDKRIQEKTNIKVRIAEDALLCVAKGTGASLESLDLLAKVKKSEFN
- a CDS encoding ABC transporter substrate-binding protein; the encoded protein is MLLKRKASILLSSLLISSIVLTGCSSTNKKESTSKNQIDPFKVLENEDARKAISLAIDKEQMTNVILNDGSKPVNRFVPDGLAFNEAGKDYREVAGEMGYGHNDDEAKKSWDKVKKELNFDTVEFEFLTTDTEQSKKIAEFIQSELQDTLEGVTVKIQQLPTKLKTEKGSAGDFQLSIAGWGADYPDPLTFLEIYYPEVGRYAINVGYKDEEYKNLISKAKESTTIDESWDSYMKAEKILLDSGFITPLYQKGGAYLEKEYVKDVANYSFGPQTSYKWAKVSNGKNEINTTSSSDISSMDTAKASDSTSFEAINNVMEGLVRVDLKNELIPGMAESWEKSSDAKTWTFKIRPDAKWSNGDPVTAHDFEYAFIRNLTPETACEYAYVMYDIKGAEDFNLGKTKDSSSVGVKAIDDHTLEVKLNRPVNYFDQLMAFPVFFPVNQKVVETYGDDYGTSKDNLVFNGPFVMDSWKIEDQYGLKKNEKYWDNKTVNLDKVNFKVVKDINAAVNLYETGEIDKVVLASEHVDKYKDSKEFKTIKYASCNFLMVNAGNPPKK
- a CDS encoding GNAT family N-acetyltransferase, translated to MFEKIELKSPNIIYKDSFLENINDYKKSSNTEYFNIYKKALDDFEQYVEILNNNSKGIDLPKGYVPCSTFWLVNGDNKVLGVIRIRHKSIPLNGHIGYDIAQKYRGRGYGTKILELALPISKQLGIDKAILSCESINIASEKVIKANNGILFNTIEENGKIYNQFVINL
- a CDS encoding nitrous oxide-stimulated promoter family protein, producing the protein MGVLDRIDKEKEIITLMINLYCKKKHGSLNNELCSGCRDLEEYAHKRLTYCKFGNEKSSCKKCPIHCYKKDMREKVKEVMKFSGPRILIYNPLEYIRHIFK
- a CDS encoding histidine phosphatase family protein, translated to MKIYITRHGQTQWNIEDRIQGSQNSNLTEQGKQDALNLGDKLRYTKIDYIYTSPLKRTYNTALLIKRNRDIPIEVYENLKEMNFGVWEGMHSHNVRREYKDEYYKFWNEPHLYKSICGETFEELIKRVKNTLNDIINEKKGENILLVTHAIFIKAIYAIINEYELKDFWNSPYIKNTCLTILEYNEDKYKFILEADTSYIEN
- a CDS encoding helix-turn-helix transcriptional regulator — translated: MTKFISNLKKYRQFNELTQEELANKVNVRRETIARLENAKYNPSLELAVRISNELNISLEKLFIFEF